The nucleotide sequence AGCGACTCGACGGCGGCGGCCAGCGGGATCGAGACCGTGACGTCGCAGGTCTCCCGGACCAGCCGGGACAGGCCCTTGCCCTCCGATCCGGTCACCAGCACCAGCGGCCCGGTGGCGAGATCGAACTCGTCGAGGGAGACGTCGCCGTCGGCGGCCAGGCCGGCGACCATCAGTCCGGCCGAGGCGTACTCGCGCAGCGTCCGGGTGAGGTTCGTGGCCCGCGCCACCGGCAGTCGCGCGGCGGTACCGGCCGACGTCCGCCAGGCCACCGCCGTCATCCCGGCGGCGCGGCGCTGCGGGACGATCACGCCGTGCCCGCCGAACGCGCTCACCGACCGGACGACCGCGCCGAGGTTCCGCGGATCGGTGACGCCGTCCAGGGCGACCGCGAGTGCCGGCCGGCCGGAGTCGGCGGCCCGCTCGAGCAGCTCGTCGGGGTGGGCGTAGGAGTACGGCGGGACCTGCAGCGCCATCCCCTGGTGCAGCGCCCCACCGGCGATCCGGTCGAGATCGTTGCGCGGAACCTCCAGGATCGAGATCCCGGCGCCCGCCGCCAGCGCGATCGCCTCGGCGACCCGGTCGTCGGCCGGCATGCCGGTGGCGATGTGCAGCGCGGTCGCCGGGACGCCCGCACGCAGGCACTCGACGACCGGGTTGCGGCCGAGCACCGTCTCCGGGGTCTCGCCGTCACCACGACGGCCGGCCACCGGCCGGCGGCGCTGCTGCTGCTCCTGCTGGGCCGACCGGCGGGCGGCGGCCTTCTGCTTCGGGTGCCCGGGGCGCATGTCACCGGGCGGGGTCGGCCCCTTGCCGCGCAGCGCGCGGCGGGACTGGCCGCCGGAGCCGACGACCATCCCCTTCTTGGTGCCGTCCTTGCGGATCGCTCCGCGGCGTTTGGAATTGCCAGCCATCGTTATCGGGCGTCCTAAGCGTCTTTGAGAGTCCAGGTGGAGCCGCCGGCACCGTCCTCGACGGCGATCCCGGCGGCCAGCAGCTCGTCGCGGAGCCGGTCCGCGGTGGCGAAGTCGCGCTCCGCGCGCGCCGCCTGGCGGCGCTCCAGCATCGACTCCACCAGTGTGCCCAGCGCCTCCCGGGCGCTGTCACCCGACTCCTCGGCGACACCGCCTGCGGCCAGCGGATCCAGGCCCATCACGCCGGTGGTGGCACGCACGCAGGACGCCGCCCGCGACGCCGTCCCCGCATCGCCCGCGTCGAGCGCGGAGTTGCCCTCCCGCACCAGCTTGTGGATCACCGACAGCGCACCGGGGGTGCCCAGGTCGTCGTCCAGCGCGGCGGCGAACTCGGCCGGGACGCCCGCGGACGGCTCGGGCAGCCCGTGCCGCTCCCGGACCCGGTTCACGAACGACTCGATCCGCCGGTAGGCGGCGACCGCCTCGTCCAGTGCGGCGTCGGAGTACTCGATGGCCGAGCGGTAGTGCGGGCCGACCAGGTAGTAGCGCAGCTCCGCCGGGCGCACGCGCTGCAGCAGCGACTCGATCTGCAGCGTGTTGCCAAGCGACTTCGACATTTTCTCGCCGCCCATGGTCACCCACGCGTTGTGCAGCCAGAACCGGGCGAACGGGTCACCGGCCGCGTGCGACTGGGCGCGCTCGTTCTCGTGGTGCGGGAACACCAGGTCCAGGCCGCCGCCGTGGATGTCGAACTCCGGGCCCAGGTACGCGGTCGCCATCGCCGAGCACTCCAGGTGCCAGCCGGGACGGCCGTGCCCCCACGGGGTCGGCCAGCTCGGCTC is from Pseudonocardia autotrophica and encodes:
- the rlmB gene encoding 23S rRNA (guanosine(2251)-2'-O)-methyltransferase RlmB → MAGNSKRRGAIRKDGTKKGMVVGSGGQSRRALRGKGPTPPGDMRPGHPKQKAAARRSAQQEQQQRRRPVAGRRGDGETPETVLGRNPVVECLRAGVPATALHIATGMPADDRVAEAIALAAGAGISILEVPRNDLDRIAGGALHQGMALQVPPYSYAHPDELLERAADSGRPALAVALDGVTDPRNLGAVVRSVSAFGGHGVIVPQRRAAGMTAVAWRTSAGTAARLPVARATNLTRTLREYASAGLMVAGLAADGDVSLDEFDLATGPLVLVTGSEGKGLSRLVRETCDVTVSIPLAAAVESLNASVATGVVLAEVARRRRIGS
- the cysS gene encoding cysteine--tRNA ligase, whose product is MSLRLLDSATREQRDFTPLRAGAVSMYVCGATVQGLPHIGHVRSSLNYDVLRRWLSHAGYDVTLVRNVTDIDDKILRKSEAAGRPWWEWAATHERAFTAAYDALGCLPASIEPRATGHITQMTDLIQRLIDRGHAYAAAGDVYFAVRTLPEYGTLSGQKVDDVHQGEGLSGNKRDSLDFTLWKAAKPGEPSWPTPWGHGRPGWHLECSAMATAYLGPEFDIHGGGLDLVFPHHENERAQSHAAGDPFARFWLHNAWVTMGGEKMSKSLGNTLQIESLLQRVRPAELRYYLVGPHYRSAIEYSDAALDEAVAAYRRIESFVNRVRERHGLPEPSAGVPAEFAAALDDDLGTPGALSVIHKLVREGNSALDAGDAGTASRAASCVRATTGVMGLDPLAAGGVAEESGDSAREALGTLVESMLERRQAARAERDFATADRLRDELLAAGIAVEDGAGGSTWTLKDA